In Paracoccus fistulariae, a single window of DNA contains:
- the ggt gene encoding gamma-glutamyltransferase: MFNFFSAHRPPTLTGRAMIATSHPLATAAGLDVLAAGGNAVDAAIAASAVQAVVDPLMTGIGGDCFVLYAPKGGKVRALNGSGRAPAAATIEALAQAGIRDQIPHESAHAVTIPGAISAWCRLHGDHGRLPLPRLFQRAILYAEGGFRVTPRVAQDWAQSAHVLSPEAAAAMTPDGQPPRPGDQLAQPALAETLRAIAAKGPAAFYEGTAAERMVEFLRRHGGLHTVEDFAEGMAGASWHDPISATYRGYEVHECPPNGQGVAALLILKLLEGFDMAALSDADRIHVLAEATKLAYHHRDALIGDPDHCAGIAETLLAEDTIETLRQRIHMDRAMPPALWDEPEHKDTIYLCVVDDEGNAVSFINSIFQGFGSGLREPTTGVMFQSRGASFRLIPDHPNAIGPRKRPLHTIIPGMVTQNGRTVMPFGVMGGQYQATGHAQFLSAVIDRGQSLQAAIDAPRSFATAGKLDIEPTVPQNVRDDLERRGHRLNILQHPMGGGQAIRIGEDGLLEGGSDSRKDGLALGF; encoded by the coding sequence ATGTTCAATTTCTTTTCCGCACACCGCCCGCCTACGCTGACCGGTCGTGCGATGATCGCAACCTCTCATCCCCTGGCGACGGCTGCGGGGCTGGATGTGCTGGCCGCGGGCGGCAATGCGGTCGATGCCGCGATTGCGGCCTCGGCAGTGCAGGCGGTGGTCGATCCGCTGATGACGGGGATCGGCGGCGATTGCTTTGTCCTTTACGCGCCGAAGGGGGGCAAGGTGCGGGCCCTGAACGGATCGGGGCGCGCACCCGCCGCTGCGACCATCGAGGCGCTGGCACAGGCCGGGATCCGCGATCAGATCCCGCATGAATCGGCCCATGCCGTGACCATTCCGGGCGCGATCTCGGCATGGTGCAGGCTGCATGGCGATCATGGCCGACTGCCGCTGCCGCGCCTGTTTCAGCGGGCGATCCTTTACGCGGAAGGCGGTTTTCGCGTGACCCCGCGCGTGGCGCAGGACTGGGCGCAATCGGCCCACGTCCTGTCACCAGAGGCAGCGGCAGCGATGACGCCGGACGGCCAGCCACCCCGCCCCGGGGATCAATTGGCACAACCCGCGCTGGCCGAAACCCTGCGCGCCATCGCGGCCAAGGGACCGGCCGCCTTCTATGAAGGCACAGCGGCGGAACGGATGGTCGAATTTCTGCGCCGTCATGGCGGGTTGCACACGGTCGAGGATTTCGCCGAAGGCATGGCGGGTGCAAGCTGGCATGATCCGATCAGCGCCACCTATCGCGGATATGAGGTGCATGAATGCCCCCCGAACGGGCAGGGCGTGGCGGCGCTGCTGATCCTGAAGCTGCTGGAGGGCTTTGACATGGCGGCCCTGTCCGACGCCGATCGCATCCATGTACTGGCCGAGGCGACCAAGCTGGCCTATCACCACCGCGATGCGCTGATCGGCGATCCCGATCACTGCGCGGGCATCGCGGAAACCCTGCTGGCCGAAGACACCATCGAAACGCTGCGGCAACGCATCCATATGGACCGCGCCATGCCCCCCGCCCTGTGGGACGAGCCAGAGCATAAGGACACGATCTATCTGTGTGTCGTCGATGACGAGGGGAACGCGGTCTCTTTCATCAATTCGATCTTTCAGGGCTTCGGATCGGGCCTGCGCGAGCCCACGACCGGGGTTATGTTCCAAAGCCGGGGCGCGTCCTTCCGGCTGATCCCGGACCATCCGAACGCCATCGGCCCGCGCAAGCGCCCCTTGCACACGATCATTCCGGGCATGGTCACGCAGAATGGCCGCACGGTGATGCCCTTTGGCGTGATGGGCGGGCAATATCAGGCGACGGGCCATGCGCAATTCCTGTCGGCCGTCATTGATCGCGGGCAATCGCTGCAGGCGGCAATCGACGCGCCGCGCAGCTTTGCCACGGCGGGCAAGCTGGACATCGAACCCACCGTGCCGCAAAACGTGCGGGACGATTTGGAGCGTCGCGGCCACCGGCTGAATATCCTGCAACATCCGATGGGCGGCGGGCAGGCCATCCGCATTGGCGAGGATGGTCTGCTGGAGGGCGGATCGGACAGCCGCAAGGACGGTCTGGCTCTGGGCTTCTGA
- a CDS encoding bile acid:sodium symporter family protein — protein sequence MTFLRRFGIDTYMLLLIGVVVMGAVLPARGMAAAALSQITFWAVALLFFIYGAKLDTASVRAGILNLRLQSLCFLATYALFPVLGIGIAWLAGGMLGPELTLGILFLAVLPSTIQSSIAFTAMAGGNVPAAICSASISNLVAVVLTPALMALILHQSGGISTDAIGKIALQILFPFILGQLLRRWIGGFIQQHKFLTMIVDRGSILLIVYSAFSAGTVAGIWSAIPASRLILLGAIVCVFLAVVMWLMVLTGRHFQLPDPDRTTLLFCGSTKSLASGLPIATAIFAASQVGAVVLPLMLFHLIQLLVCAVIAQRKATSNASVPA from the coding sequence ATGACATTCCTCAGACGATTTGGCATCGACACCTATATGCTGCTGCTGATCGGGGTGGTGGTTATGGGTGCGGTGCTGCCTGCCCGTGGCATGGCCGCAGCGGCGCTGAGCCAGATCACCTTCTGGGCGGTCGCGCTGCTGTTTTTCATCTATGGCGCCAAGCTGGACACTGCATCGGTACGCGCGGGCATCCTGAACCTGCGCCTGCAATCGCTGTGCTTTCTGGCGACCTATGCGCTGTTTCCGGTGCTGGGCATCGGCATCGCCTGGCTGGCGGGGGGCATGCTGGGGCCGGAACTGACGCTGGGCATCCTGTTTCTGGCGGTGCTGCCCTCGACCATCCAGTCCTCGATCGCCTTTACCGCCATGGCCGGGGGGAATGTGCCTGCGGCGATCTGTTCGGCGTCGATTTCAAATCTGGTCGCGGTGGTGCTGACGCCCGCGCTGATGGCGCTGATCCTGCATCAAAGCGGCGGGATCAGCACCGATGCCATCGGCAAGATCGCCCTGCAGATCCTGTTTCCCTTCATCCTGGGTCAGCTTCTGCGGCGCTGGATCGGAGGCTTCATCCAGCAGCACAAATTCCTGACCATGATCGTTGATCGCGGATCAATCCTGCTGATCGTCTATTCGGCCTTCAGCGCGGGAACCGTGGCCGGGATCTGGTCGGCGATTCCGGCCAGTCGGCTGATCCTGTTGGGCGCCATCGTCTGCGTCTTTCTGGCGGTGGTGATGTGGCTGATGGTGCTGACGGGCCGGCATTTCCAGCTGCCCGATCCGGATCGCACCACGCTGCTGTTCTGCGGGTCGACCAAAAGCCTTGCCAGCGGCCTGCCCATCGCAACGGCGATCTTTGCCGCCTCGCAGGTGGGGGCCGTGGTGCTGCCGCTGATGCTGTTCCATCTGATCCAGCTTCTGGTCTGCGCGGTGATCGCGCAGCGCAAGGCGACCAGCAACGCATCCGTGCCGGCCTGA
- a CDS encoding efflux RND transporter permease subunit, giving the protein MTRFNLSDWALRHRSFVWFLLIISLIAGTLAYLNLGREEDPNFTIKTMVIGAALPGANIDDTLKQVTTRIETKLEELDELDFTRSVTTPGQSIVYIELLPTTPASEVRGIWRHVREMMSDIRADFPAEFQGFAFNDNFGDVYGNIYAFTADGFTPRELRDRVEDIRKQVTALNAAGKTSLLGEQDEQIFLEFSAARLAALGVNQQQVIGTLAQQNAIAPSGVVETGPERVLVRVGGQFDDASAIAAVNLRVGERFFNLADVATVTRGYEDPPQSLFRYNGQPAIGLQIGMREGENILEFGQELDALMEQIAADLPIGIEMAKVADQPHVVDEAVGHFVKALAEAVIIVLIVSFVSLGFRAGFVVTMTIPLVLAITFVILDLYGITLQRISLGALIIALGLLVDDAMIAIETMISRLEIGKSLPEAASYAWTSIAFPMLTGTLVTVAGFIPIGLNNSAAGEFTFSLFVVIAVSLLISWVVAVLFAPLLGVAFLKENIGHHEQKAGWLRRRFHHLLLRAMRFKWTTVLITFVLFGVSVFGMRFVEQQFFPTSDRTEVIVDINERQNSSIRKTRADMDKLEAALSGDPDVRFWTSYVGEGAPRFVLSLDVPTRGPQMGQIIIQTPDLEARDRVKAKLNDLAAREFAGVDIYVKNLEIGPPVGKPVQYRVSAPSVDEARDAARGLETVLAQEPRLRDIAMDWNEPARVVRLVVDQDQLRQLSLTSADIADGLSAMYTGKTVTQLRDDIFLVDVVARGTDLDRESLNSLRDLQLHLPDGGTVPLSALVALEYGTEQPLIMQRDGLPTVTVKAAIATDDQPATMVKALEQRVADYQAGLPPSVRIEIGGTVESSSDSQAPIAAVVPVMLLIMAVLVMMQMQSFRLSLIVFAAAPLGLIGVVAVLVPFRVPMGFVAILGILALIGILIRNSIILVHEIQELLRSGRSQWDAVFEASDSRARPILLTAAAASLALIPIARQVFWGPMAYAMMGGIIAGTLITLVFVPALYCVVMRVAPPAGDPAPPGDALADPA; this is encoded by the coding sequence GTGACGCGATTCAACCTGTCCGACTGGGCGCTGCGCCATCGCAGCTTTGTCTGGTTCCTGCTGATCATCTCGCTGATCGCGGGCACGCTGGCCTATCTGAATCTGGGCCGGGAAGAGGACCCGAATTTCACCATCAAGACCATGGTGATCGGCGCCGCGCTGCCCGGCGCCAATATCGACGATACGCTGAAGCAGGTCACCACCCGGATCGAAACCAAGCTGGAAGAACTGGACGAACTGGACTTCACCCGCTCGGTCACGACGCCGGGACAGTCCATCGTCTATATCGAGCTTTTGCCGACCACCCCCGCATCCGAGGTGCGGGGCATCTGGCGCCATGTGCGCGAAATGATGTCGGATATCCGCGCCGATTTTCCCGCCGAATTCCAGGGCTTCGCCTTCAATGACAATTTCGGCGATGTCTATGGCAATATCTATGCCTTCACCGCCGACGGCTTCACCCCGCGTGAATTGCGGGACCGGGTCGAGGATATCCGCAAACAGGTGACGGCCCTGAATGCGGCGGGCAAGACCTCGCTGCTGGGCGAGCAGGACGAGCAGATCTTTCTGGAGTTTTCCGCCGCCCGCCTGGCCGCGCTTGGGGTGAACCAGCAGCAGGTGATCGGCACGCTGGCCCAGCAGAATGCCATCGCGCCCTCGGGCGTGGTCGAAACCGGGCCAGAGCGGGTTCTGGTCCGCGTCGGCGGGCAGTTTGACGATGCCTCGGCCATTGCTGCCGTGAACCTGCGTGTGGGCGAGCGTTTCTTCAACCTTGCCGATGTCGCGACGGTGACGCGCGGCTATGAGGATCCGCCGCAATCGCTGTTTCGCTATAACGGACAGCCCGCCATCGGCTTGCAGATCGGCATGCGCGAGGGTGAGAACATCCTTGAATTCGGTCAGGAACTGGACGCCCTGATGGAGCAGATCGCAGCCGATCTGCCGATCGGGATCGAGATGGCCAAGGTCGCCGATCAGCCGCATGTGGTCGATGAGGCCGTGGGCCATTTCGTCAAGGCGCTGGCCGAGGCGGTGATCATCGTTCTGATCGTCAGCTTCGTCAGCCTGGGCTTCCGTGCGGGTTTCGTCGTGACGATGACCATTCCGCTGGTGCTGGCGATCACCTTTGTCATTCTGGATCTCTACGGGATCACCCTGCAGCGGATCTCGCTTGGGGCGCTGATCATTGCGCTTGGGCTGCTGGTCGATGATGCGATGATCGCCATTGAAACGATGATCTCGCGGCTGGAGATCGGCAAATCGCTGCCAGAGGCCGCCAGCTATGCCTGGACCTCGATCGCCTTTCCGATGCTGACCGGCACTCTGGTCACCGTGGCGGGTTTCATCCCCATCGGGCTGAACAATTCGGCGGCAGGCGAGTTCACGTTTTCGCTTTTCGTCGTGATCGCGGTGTCGCTGTTGATTTCCTGGGTGGTCGCGGTGCTGTTCGCGCCGCTTCTGGGGGTGGCCTTTCTGAAGGAAAATATCGGCCATCACGAACAGAAGGCGGGCTGGCTGCGGCGGCGTTTTCACCATCTGCTGCTGCGGGCCATGCGCTTCAAATGGACGACCGTGCTGATCACCTTCGTGCTGTTCGGGGTGTCGGTCTTTGGCATGCGCTTCGTCGAACAGCAATTCTTCCCGACCTCGGACCGGACCGAGGTGATCGTGGATATCAATGAGCGTCAGAATTCCTCGATCCGCAAGACCCGCGCCGATATGGACAAGCTGGAAGCGGCGCTGAGCGGCGACCCGGATGTGCGGTTCTGGACCTCTTACGTGGGTGAGGGGGCGCCGCGTTTCGTCCTGTCGCTGGATGTGCCCACGCGGGGGCCGCAAATGGGCCAGATCATTATCCAGACCCCGGATCTGGAAGCCCGCGACCGGGTCAAGGCCAAGCTGAACGATCTGGCCGCGCGCGAATTTGCCGGCGTCGATATCTATGTCAAGAACCTTGAGATCGGCCCGCCTGTGGGTAAGCCGGTGCAATACCGTGTCAGCGCGCCCAGCGTGGATGAAGCGCGCGATGCGGCGCGCGGTCTGGAAACCGTTCTGGCGCAGGAGCCGCGCCTGCGCGATATCGCGATGGACTGGAACGAACCGGCGCGGGTGGTCCGGCTGGTGGTCGATCAGGATCAACTGCGTCAGCTGAGCCTGACCAGTGCCGATATCGCCGACGGGCTTTCGGCGATGTATACCGGCAAGACCGTGACACAGCTGCGCGACGATATCTTTCTGGTCGATGTGGTCGCGCGGGGCACGGATCTGGATCGGGAATCGCTGAATTCTTTGCGTGATTTGCAGCTGCATCTGCCCGATGGCGGCACCGTTCCGCTGTCGGCGCTGGTGGCGCTGGAATATGGCACGGAACAGCCCTTGATCATGCAGCGCGACGGTCTGCCCACGGTCACGGTCAAGGCTGCCATTGCCACCGACGATCAGCCTGCCACCATGGTCAAGGCGCTGGAACAGCGCGTGGCCGATTATCAGGCGGGCCTGCCGCCCTCGGTCAGGATCGAGATCGGCGGCACCGTCGAATCCTCGTCCGACAGTCAGGCGCCGATTGCGGCGGTGGTGCCGGTCATGCTGCTGATCATGGCGGTTCTGGTGATGATGCAGATGCAAAGCTTCCGCCTGTCGCTGATCGTCTTTGCGGCGGCGCCGCTGGGGCTGATCGGCGTGGTCGCGGTTCTGGTGCCTTTCCGGGTGCCGATGGGCTTTGTGGCGATTCTGGGGATCCTGGCGCTGATCGGGATCCTGATCCGCAATTCGATCATTCTGGTGCATGAGATTCAGGAATTGCTGCGCAGCGGGCGGTCGCAATGGGATGCGGTCTTTGAAGCCTCGGACAGCCGGGCACGGCCGATCCTGCTGACCGCGGCGGCGGCGTCGCTGGCGCTGATCCCGATTGCGCGGCAGGTGTTCTGGGGACCGATGGCCTATGCGATGATGGGCGGAATCATCGCCGGGACGCTGATCACGCTGGTCTTCGTGCCGGCGCTGTATTGCGTGGTCATGCGGGTCGCGCCGCCCGCCGGGGATCCGGCGCCGCCCGGTGATGCCCTCGCGGATCCGGCCTGA
- a CDS encoding efflux RND transporter periplasmic adaptor subunit, with the protein MTVRRGCAALLALMLVSMPLTSASALSLPDWLNFSAGAENSGPPRPVVSEIVEGHGEDARSVPGLVQSRTQVEMAFQTLGRMVTRNVDLGDRVQRGEVLAELASEDLEASTRAARAAVDSAEVQNETAQLTLERTRALARRNVATTAQLEQAQNAAAAADAGLRQARSELVQAQDAESYATMVAPFSGVVSAVYEAPGAVVSAGSAVLQLSAGDRREAVIDLPESALVSLPEDASFSIWQRTAPENVIPATLDRIDPMADTATRTRRLYLTLPKDAPFRLGALVRARLGTEFQPVITLPASAVLEEHGVSYVWRVLRQPQGATVEKVQITHMPSFQGRLSVDTGIQPGDEIVTRGIHSLSDGQQVGRRVAP; encoded by the coding sequence ATGACTGTCCGCAGGGGCTGCGCCGCGCTTCTGGCCCTGATGCTGGTTTCGATGCCGCTCACGTCGGCCTCGGCGCTGAGCCTGCCGGACTGGCTGAATTTCAGTGCCGGTGCCGAAAACAGCGGCCCGCCACGCCCCGTCGTCAGCGAGATCGTCGAGGGGCATGGCGAGGATGCGCGCTCGGTCCCCGGGCTGGTCCAGTCCCGCACGCAGGTCGAAATGGCGTTCCAGACGCTTGGCCGCATGGTGACGCGGAATGTCGATCTGGGTGACCGGGTCCAGCGGGGCGAGGTGCTGGCGGAACTGGCCAGCGAGGATCTTGAGGCCTCGACCCGTGCGGCGCGGGCCGCTGTCGACTCGGCCGAGGTGCAGAACGAAACCGCGCAGCTGACGCTGGAACGCACGCGCGCGCTGGCCCGGCGCAATGTCGCGACCACCGCCCAGCTTGAACAGGCGCAAAACGCTGCCGCGGCAGCCGATGCCGGGCTGCGGCAGGCAAGGTCGGAACTGGTGCAGGCGCAGGACGCCGAAAGCTATGCCACCATGGTTGCGCCGTTTTCCGGCGTGGTCAGCGCGGTCTATGAGGCGCCGGGCGCGGTTGTCAGCGCCGGTTCGGCGGTGCTGCAACTTTCGGCCGGGGATCGCCGCGAAGCCGTGATCGACCTGCCGGAATCGGCGCTGGTCAGCCTGCCCGAGGATGCGTCATTCTCGATCTGGCAGCGCACGGCGCCAGAGAATGTCATCCCCGCCACGCTGGACCGGATCGATCCGATGGCGGATACGGCAACCCGCACGCGGCGCCTGTATCTGACCCTGCCCAAGGATGCGCCCTTCCGGCTGGGCGCGCTGGTGCGCGCGCGCCTGGGCACCGAATTCCAGCCGGTCATCACGCTGCCCGCCTCTGCGGTGCTGGAAGAGCATGGGGTGTCCTATGTCTGGCGCGTCCTGCGACAGCCGCAGGGTGCAACCGTCGAAAAGGTGCAGATCACGCATATGCCGTCATTTCAGGGCCGCCTGTCGGTCGATACCGGGATCCAGCCGGGCGATGAGATCGTCACCCGCGGCATTCATTCGCTGTCCGACGGCCAGCAGGTCGGGCGGAGGGTTGCGCCGTGA
- a CDS encoding efflux RND transporter periplasmic adaptor subunit yields MIEFRLGHQLAVVAFCLSFSVIANGASAQSDLLRVEMVEVKEESVLTDFQLSGTIEAKDSIELGFKQSGRVIEVLADEGDYVARGDALARLEAVQQDQALQVAQAAVTAAQAAADQARQASDRAKALLARGVGTRAARDNAVQAESEANGALESAQSNLDQAQRAVDDTVLRAPEQVVITDRYVAPGQIVGAAQPAFSMATLDGMEAVFAAADHPRLDGALGSHVKLTTLDIQRPPMSGTVSEISPLVDPASGTVTLRVAIDGVRSDMALLGAAVRAQVEIAADQGIAVPWTALMRQGEDAAVWIVNPDNSVSLTPVRIGSFVDGIVFLTEGVEPGQTVVGAGSQLLYPGRQVQRAEVLP; encoded by the coding sequence ATGATTGAATTTCGGCTGGGGCACCAGCTTGCCGTTGTAGCATTCTGTTTATCTTTTTCTGTCATTGCCAATGGCGCATCTGCGCAATCCGATCTTCTGCGCGTCGAAATGGTCGAGGTGAAGGAAGAATCCGTACTGACCGATTTTCAACTCTCTGGCACGATCGAGGCCAAGGACAGCATTGAACTGGGCTTCAAGCAAAGCGGTCGCGTGATCGAGGTGCTGGCCGATGAAGGCGATTACGTCGCGCGCGGCGATGCGCTGGCGCGGCTTGAGGCGGTTCAGCAGGATCAGGCCCTGCAGGTGGCGCAGGCCGCCGTGACCGCGGCACAGGCGGCGGCCGATCAGGCCAGGCAGGCCAGCGACCGGGCCAAGGCGCTGCTGGCGCGTGGTGTCGGCACCCGCGCGGCGCGCGACAATGCCGTGCAGGCGGAATCCGAGGCGAATGGCGCGCTGGAAAGTGCGCAAAGCAATCTGGATCAGGCGCAGCGGGCGGTGGATGATACCGTGCTGCGCGCGCCCGAACAGGTCGTCATCACCGACCGTTATGTCGCCCCCGGCCAGATCGTCGGCGCCGCACAGCCCGCCTTTTCCATGGCCACGCTGGACGGGATGGAGGCGGTTTTTGCCGCCGCCGATCACCCCCGGCTTGACGGTGCCCTTGGGTCGCATGTCAAGCTGACGACGCTGGATATCCAGCGTCCGCCCATGTCCGGCACGGTCAGTGAAATCTCGCCTCTGGTGGATCCGGCCAGCGGCACCGTGACGCTGCGGGTCGCAATTGACGGCGTGCGTTCCGATATGGCGCTTTTGGGTGCTGCGGTCCGTGCGCAGGTCGAAATCGCCGCCGATCAGGGCATCGCGGTGCCGTGGACGGCGCTGATGCGGCAGGGCGAAGATGCCGCCGTCTGGATCGTGAACCCCGACAACTCGGTCAGCTTGACCCCGGTAAGGATCGGCAGTTTCGTGGACGGCATCGTCTTTCTGACCGAAGGGGTCGAGCCCGGCCAGACCGTGGTGGGCGCAGGCTCGCAATTGCTTTATCCGGGCCGTCAGGTGCAGCGGGCCGAGGTGTTGCCATGA
- the kynU gene encoding kynureninase: MPTDFTNTRRAFHLPEGVTYLDGNSLGPMPRDAARRVADMMTDEWSQMLITGWNKAGWYVQPRKVGDRIARLIGAGPGQVVMGDTLSIKVFQAVSAARALRPDRRVILSDSGNFPSDLYVAEGLAKAVDAELRVVAPEQVADAISDDLAVLMITEVDYRTGRRHDMKALTEKAHRHGALTVWDLAHSAGAVDVDLLGCGADFAVGCTYKYLNGGPGAPAFIWTNPDLAEQAQPILQGWMGHAAPFAFDMEYRPAAGIERMRVGTPPVIAMAALDAALDVWDDVDMADLRARSIDLTQAFIAGVEANCPEVTLNSPRDPSQRGSQVSFRHPDGYAVMQALIARGVIGDFRAPDVLRFGFAPLYNDLDDVAHAVDILADILANRTWNRPDFHQKAAVT, translated from the coding sequence ATGCCGACTGATTTCACCAATACGCGCCGGGCATTTCACTTGCCAGAGGGCGTGACCTATCTGGATGGAAACTCTTTGGGGCCGATGCCCAGGGATGCCGCGCGTCGCGTTGCCGATATGATGACGGATGAGTGGTCGCAGATGCTGATCACGGGCTGGAACAAGGCGGGCTGGTATGTCCAGCCGCGCAAGGTGGGCGACCGAATCGCCCGGCTGATCGGCGCGGGACCGGGGCAGGTGGTGATGGGCGATACGCTGTCCATCAAGGTGTTTCAGGCGGTCAGCGCCGCGCGCGCCCTGCGCCCGGATCGCCGGGTGATCCTGTCCGACAGCGGCAATTTCCCCTCGGATCTCTATGTTGCGGAAGGGCTGGCAAAGGCGGTCGATGCCGAATTGCGGGTCGTTGCCCCGGAACAGGTCGCGGATGCGATAAGTGACGATCTGGCGGTGCTGATGATCACCGAGGTCGATTACCGCACGGGCCGCCGCCATGACATGAAGGCGCTGACCGAAAAGGCCCATCGCCACGGCGCGCTGACGGTCTGGGATCTGGCGCATTCGGCGGGGGCGGTGGATGTGGACCTGCTGGGCTGCGGGGCGGATTTTGCCGTCGGCTGCACCTATAAATACCTCAATGGCGGGCCGGGCGCGCCGGCCTTTATCTGGACAAATCCCGATCTTGCCGAACAGGCGCAGCCGATCCTGCAGGGCTGGATGGGTCACGCCGCGCCCTTCGCCTTTGACATGGAGTATCGTCCGGCAGCAGGGATCGAGCGGATGCGCGTCGGCACGCCGCCGGTGATCGCCATGGCGGCGCTGGATGCGGCGCTGGACGTTTGGGACGATGTGGACATGGCCGATCTGCGCGCACGATCCATCGACCTGACCCAGGCCTTCATCGCCGGGGTCGAGGCGAATTGCCCCGAGGTCACGCTGAATTCACCACGGGATCCGTCGCAGCGCGGATCTCAGGTCAGTTTCCGCCATCCCGATGGCTATGCGGTGATGCAGGCGCTGATCGCGCGGGGCGTGATCGGCGATTTTCGCGCCCCCGATGTGCTGCGTTTCGGCTTTGCGCCGCTTTATAACGATTTGGACGATGTGGCCCATGCGGTCGATATTCTGGCCGATATTCTGGCCAATCGCACGTGGAATAGACCGGATTTTCATCAAAAAGCGGCGGTAACGTAA
- a CDS encoding alpha/beta hydrolase, which produces MPYQVKDWNDAYSNFAYIPDAEQIVVRMQQQAQEFCLQHPPQPLGGGRLFLPDGPAKGLAVFIHGGYWSEPYPDLWSHLAAGPFAQGWAVAIPAYQLAPKVRVADMAVELAGIIGQAASRVDGPLALTGHSAGGHLAARLICGDLLGSELLARVQSCVPISPIADLRPILRTEMNSVIGLDEAEAAHESPIFLTPHPGIPVTCWVGGDERPEFLRQARLLADIWAGLGGPTDCVIDAGRNHMTVLEGLCDPGSPLTRCLIA; this is translated from the coding sequence ATGCCCTATCAGGTCAAAGACTGGAACGACGCCTATTCGAATTTTGCCTATATTCCGGATGCCGAACAGATCGTTGTACGAATGCAGCAGCAGGCGCAGGAATTCTGCCTGCAGCATCCGCCACAACCGCTGGGCGGTGGGCGCCTGTTTCTGCCCGACGGTCCGGCCAAGGGTCTGGCCGTGTTCATTCATGGCGGATACTGGTCCGAACCCTATCCAGATCTGTGGTCGCATCTGGCGGCGGGGCCTTTTGCGCAGGGCTGGGCGGTGGCGATCCCTGCCTATCAGCTTGCGCCAAAGGTACGGGTTGCGGATATGGCCGTGGAACTGGCGGGCATCATTGGTCAGGCGGCATCGCGGGTGGATGGCCCTCTGGCGCTGACCGGCCATTCGGCGGGCGGTCATCTGGCTGCACGGCTGATCTGCGGCGATCTTCTGGGATCCGAACTGCTCGCACGGGTGCAAAGCTGCGTCCCGATCTCTCCCATTGCGGATCTTCGGCCGATCCTGCGAACCGAAATGAACAGCGTGATCGGGCTGGATGAGGCCGAGGCCGCGCATGAAAGCCCCATCTTCCTGACCCCACATCCGGGCATTCCCGTGACCTGCTGGGTCGGCGGGGATGAGCGGCCCGAATTCCTGCGACAGGCAAGGCTCTTGGCCGATATCTGGGCCGGGCTGGGTGGCCCGACCGATTGCGTTATCGACGCGGGGCGCAATCACATGACGGTGCTGGAAGGTCTTTGTGATCCGGGCAGCCCGCTGACGCGCTGCCTGATCGCCTGA
- a CDS encoding YbaK/EbsC family protein: MSKSLKRVKAALEAAQEPVEVLEMSETTRTAEDAARAAGCEVDQIAKSIIFRGEESGHVLLFLTAGGNRVDAAKASAVAGQPLGKADATLIREETGFAIGGVAPVGHLRPITAYFDPRLLDFAQVWAAAGTPRHIFAISPQRLLALTGATVADFTL; encoded by the coding sequence ATGAGCAAAAGTCTGAAGCGGGTGAAGGCGGCGCTGGAGGCCGCGCAAGAACCGGTCGAGGTGCTGGAGATGTCGGAAACGACCCGCACCGCCGAAGATGCGGCCCGCGCGGCGGGCTGCGAGGTCGATCAGATCGCCAAATCCATCATTTTCCGGGGCGAAGAGAGCGGCCATGTCCTGCTTTTCCTGACGGCGGGCGGCAATCGGGTCGATGCGGCCAAGGCCTCGGCCGTGGCAGGGCAGCCTCTGGGCAAGGCGGATGCCACGCTGATCCGCGAGGAAACCGGATTTGCCATTGGCGGCGTTGCCCCGGTGGGGCATCTGCGGCCCATCACCGCCTATTTCGATCCGCGCCTGCTGGATTTCGCGCAGGTCTGGGCCGCCGCCGGGACGCCGCGACATATCTTTGCGATCTCGCCGCAGCGGCTTTTGGCGCTGACCGGCGCGACGGTGGCGGATTTTACCCTGTGA